AGTCCATCTTGCAGCGAATGCGCGAAGAAAATGAGAAGAAAACAGATGCACTGGCGAAGGTCATGGCAATTTTACAGGAGGCAGCTCGTGCAAATTAGCCCATCAAAGGCTTGCCGTCCCTCGTGCCAGAAGCGTACAATGAAGGCGTTGTGAATGAGGAGGTACATAGATGGAACAGTGGCGCTATATCGTGACCGAAGCCATGTCACCCGCGATGAATATGGCAGTAGATGAAGCAATTTTGCAGTTGCACAGTGAGGGCAAGGTTCTCCCGACCGTTCGTTTTTACACGTGGGACCCGGCGACACTGTCTATTGGTTATTTCCAGAAGGCCATCAAGGAAATCAATCTGGAGGAAGTTCAAAATAGAGGACTGGGCTTTGTTCGCAGAGCGACAGGAGGGCGTGCTGTTCTCCACGATCAGGAGCTGACATACAGTGTCATCGTGTCCGAAGAGCATCCGAAAATGCCTTCGAGCGTTACGGAAGCCTACAAAATCATCAGCTTGGGTCTTCTCCACGGATTCCAAAACCTCGGACTCTCGGCGGAAATGGTTTCCTTGGCAAGTGAAGAGGAGAAGGAAAAGTACAATTCTCCAGGGTCATCCGCTTGCTTCGATTCTCCCTCTTGGTATGAACTCGTGGTAGAGGGGAAAAAAGTAGCGGGAAGCGCGCAGACCCGACAAAAGGGTGTTATTCTTCAGCATGGCTCTATCCTGCTTGATATGGACGTAGATTTGCTATTCTCACTCTTGCATTTCCCATCCGAACGGGTAAAACAACGGATGATCGATAGCTTCCGACAAAAAGCCGTGACGATCAACGAAGTAAGCCCTCGGCCAATCAGTCTGCAAGAATCTATCGAGGCGTTCTCAAAAGGCTTTGCATCCGGACTGGAAGTGGAGCTGATCCCTTCAACGCTTACGGACGAAGAACTCGCTTTGGCAGAAGAACTTGTGCGTACGCGCTATGCCACAGACGAATGGAATTTGCGGCGTTAAAAAAGAGTAGCTCTCTCGGATTTATGTGCATACCGGGAGAGCTTTTTTTCATTACACGAGTATGTCCAGTGAAAATAATGTACTAGAATCCCATTTACGGGCAGGATGATCAAATACAGTAGATGGAAGAAAATACACTATTTTTGATTTAGTCCCCACCTTTTTTTGTAACGTGTCGTTACTCTATTTGTACTTGGAGTTCGGTTATATAGTCTTTATGGTTTGAAGAAGCATAATTATTCGAAAGCGAAACTTCGTATACATTATTCTCTTTTGAAAAGCCTAATGACTTCATTCATGGATTGACGAATAACAAAATGCGGAAATGTAACTTTCAATGTATCGGGTTCTTCGTCCTTATAGTCCTTCAATGTATAACGGAGGTTGTCAACATACGAGGATAGGTTGTAAGCCATTGTTTATAGACTTGTGCGAGAATGATGAAATTGGAGAAAGTGGGACATTAAACTAATTCTAAGAGTGACAGGAACCATATTATAAACCTTTTGTTTTTGATCGATTTTTAATACTATAAATACTATTGAATATAATTACTAAATAACGGTTGAGTTGTTATACATTACATGAGAAATGAGGGTATTCATATTCTATGACAACGATAGGTATTGATTTGGGAACTTCGAATAGTCTGGTAGCTTTTTGGTGTGATAACGGTCCCGAGCTAATACCGAATGCGTTGGGAGAACACCTTACTTCATCTGTTGTAAGCATCGATGACAATGGTGAAATTCTGGTTGGCCAAATTGCAAAAGAGCGTCTCATTACCCATCCCCATGTAACTGCAGCAGCCTTCAAACGGTATATGGGTACAGAAAAGCTGTTTAAGTTGGGGCAGTATTCATTTTCTCCTGAAGAGCTTTCCTCTTTTGTCCTAAAAGCATTGAAGGCAGATGCTGAAGCATTTTTTGGATATGAGGTTACGGAAGCGGTGATTAGCGTTCCGGCTTATTTTAATGACTCTCAGCGAAAGGCAACCAAGCGTGCTGCCGAATTAGCCGGGTTAAAAGTAGAGAGGCTCATCAGTGAACCTACTGCCGCTGCGATCGCGTATGGACTTCATCAGGAAAAGTCCGATACCAAATTCCTGGTCTTTGATTTGGGGGGAGGAACCTTTGACGTTTCTATACTCGAGTTTTTTGAAGGAGTCATGGAGGTCAAATCGATAGCAGGAGATAACTATCTTGGTGGCGAGGACTT
This genomic stretch from Brevibacillus brevis harbors:
- a CDS encoding lipoate--protein ligase family protein, with the protein product MEQWRYIVTEAMSPAMNMAVDEAILQLHSEGKVLPTVRFYTWDPATLSIGYFQKAIKEINLEEVQNRGLGFVRRATGGRAVLHDQELTYSVIVSEEHPKMPSSVTEAYKIISLGLLHGFQNLGLSAEMVSLASEEEKEKYNSPGSSACFDSPSWYELVVEGKKVAGSAQTRQKGVILQHGSILLDMDVDLLFSLLHFPSERVKQRMIDSFRQKAVTINEVSPRPISLQESIEAFSKGFASGLEVELIPSTLTDEELALAEELVRTRYATDEWNLRR